The Methanocella arvoryzae MRE50 genome includes a region encoding these proteins:
- a CDS encoding superoxide dismutase family protein, with the protein MMNINVLLLTLLLSVTMVAGAYVQGGQIDQATAVLKNAEGKDVGIARFTEVSPGTVQINVSVDGLPPGRHGIHIHAVGNCTPPFTGAGDHYNPLGKQHGLDNPQGPHAGDLPDIRVNRAGTGRLNVTTDRVTLSPGPVTLFDADGSAIIIHAGSDDQMTDPSGGSGARIACGVIEKA; encoded by the coding sequence ATGATGAATATAAATGTGCTATTGCTTACATTACTGCTGTCTGTAACCATGGTCGCCGGCGCCTATGTTCAGGGCGGCCAAATCGATCAGGCCACAGCAGTCCTTAAAAATGCCGAAGGCAAAGATGTCGGAATCGCCCGCTTTACCGAAGTCAGCCCGGGCACGGTGCAGATCAACGTCAGCGTAGATGGCTTGCCCCCTGGCAGACACGGCATCCACATTCACGCCGTGGGGAACTGTACCCCGCCGTTCACCGGGGCTGGAGACCACTACAACCCGCTTGGTAAGCAGCATGGGCTCGACAACCCTCAGGGCCCTCATGCCGGAGACCTGCCTGATATCCGGGTAAACCGGGCGGGCACCGGTCGGCTGAACGTGACCACTGATCGAGTGACACTGTCACCAGGTCCTGTCACTCTGTTCGATGCTGACGGCAGCGCTATCATAATACACGCAGGGTCGGACGACCAGATGACTGACCCTTCAGGCGGCAGCGGCGCCCGTATTGCCTGCGGTGTCATCGAGAAAGCCTGA
- a CDS encoding PUA domain-containing protein — protein MYRGLKKNELTLVRRGLDYWGAFDLSKELNLIARQGDKVEIFTTTPEVKFFAIGRDPEPLTAGLCIGEVGKKQFLPTLEGLYLIARASDKKKVEVVGQAESLVLYGRDVFGTSITWADESIKQNERVIIANKFGEAIGVGRARYDYAGLKADKVTVTNEADVGLYIRNQDIMAGSTCRIGL, from the coding sequence ATGTATAGGGGACTGAAGAAAAACGAGCTGACGCTGGTCCGGCGGGGGCTGGACTACTGGGGCGCTTTCGATCTCTCTAAAGAGCTGAACCTGATCGCCCGGCAGGGTGATAAGGTCGAGATCTTTACCACCACGCCTGAGGTGAAGTTCTTCGCGATCGGCAGAGACCCGGAGCCCCTGACAGCAGGGCTCTGCATCGGCGAGGTCGGGAAAAAGCAGTTCCTGCCGACGCTGGAGGGGCTGTACCTGATCGCCCGGGCTTCGGACAAGAAGAAAGTCGAGGTCGTCGGCCAGGCAGAGTCACTTGTGCTCTATGGCAGAGACGTCTTCGGGACTTCCATCACCTGGGCGGACGAGAGCATAAAGCAGAACGAGCGCGTCATCATCGCCAACAAGTTCGGGGAAGCCATCGGCGTAGGCCGGGCGAGGTACGACTACGCCGGGCTAAAGGCAGATAAGGTTACAGTTACCAACGAGGCCGACGTCGGCCTGTATATCCGTAACCAGGACATCATGGCCGGGTCGACCTGCCGCATAGGGCTGTGA
- a CDS encoding NOL1/NOP2/sun family putative RNA methylase, with amino-acid sequence MESVVIQEFPADARISELAKKYKYNEYMVARFARLVPDLEKFLESMEAPPATYIRVNTLKIAPNALLKRLTDKGFTLKPADIPDCFEVTGEPYSIGASAEHLLGYFYVQDKSSMIPPLALAPNPGDTVIDMAASPGGKTTHIAQLMNNEGLIVAIEKEPGRIPSLRTNIGRCGVMNTAIYNMDALEADKIGVKADKILLDAPCTGEGVIARDRSRKTSREEADIQFCSTVQHELIDAALKVLKPGGTLVYSTCSYAPEENELIIDYAVKKYGLKVDPVPYGVPGIEKFGSLTFAPEVKNARRMYPHIHNTTGFFVARLRYV; translated from the coding sequence GTGGAAAGTGTTGTAATTCAGGAGTTCCCTGCAGACGCCCGCATATCCGAGCTGGCGAAGAAGTACAAGTATAACGAGTACATGGTGGCGAGGTTTGCCAGGCTTGTGCCCGATCTGGAAAAGTTTCTGGAGAGCATGGAGGCTCCCCCCGCCACCTACATCAGGGTGAACACGCTCAAGATCGCCCCGAACGCGCTGCTGAAGAGGCTGACAGATAAGGGCTTTACCCTGAAGCCAGCCGATATACCGGACTGCTTTGAGGTCACCGGCGAGCCGTACTCGATCGGCGCCTCGGCCGAGCACCTGCTCGGCTACTTTTACGTGCAGGACAAGTCCTCTATGATCCCGCCCCTGGCGCTGGCGCCGAACCCGGGGGATACAGTCATCGACATGGCCGCCTCGCCGGGAGGCAAGACCACCCATATCGCCCAGCTTATGAACAACGAAGGGCTGATCGTGGCGATCGAGAAAGAGCCCGGCAGGATCCCGTCGCTGCGGACCAACATCGGCCGGTGCGGGGTAATGAACACAGCCATCTACAATATGGATGCGCTGGAAGCTGACAAGATCGGGGTAAAGGCGGACAAGATTCTGCTGGACGCCCCGTGTACCGGAGAAGGCGTGATCGCCCGGGACCGGAGCAGGAAGACCAGCAGGGAAGAGGCGGACATCCAGTTCTGCTCCACGGTCCAGCATGAGCTGATCGACGCTGCGCTGAAAGTCCTCAAGCCCGGCGGGACTCTCGTCTACTCCACATGCTCTTACGCTCCGGAAGAGAACGAGCTGATCATTGACTATGCAGTGAAGAAATACGGGCTGAAAGTGGATCCGGTGCCGTATGGGGTGCCGGGTATCGAGAAGTTCGGAAGCCTGACGTTTGCTCCCGAAGTGAAAAACGCCAGGCGCATGTATCCACACATACATAATACGACAGGATTCTTTGTAGCGAGGCTGCGCTATGTATAG
- a CDS encoding 2,5-diamino-6-(ribosylamino)-4(3H)-pyrimidinone 5'-phosphate reductase — translation MLDRPYTFINSAMSADGKISTKKRKQVKISGKTDFDRVDELRAGSDAVMVGIGTVLADDPSLTVKSEERRKRRVAEGKDENPARVVVDSQARTPPTADIFKKGTGKRIVVVSQAAPADRVAALKEKAEIIVCGKDEVDLEQMSVELKKRGINRLMIEGGATLNYAMVSRRLVDEISVFVGNLIIGGKDAPTFMDGPGIAERSEAVELRLMKYEQMDEGIVLTWKVL, via the coding sequence ATGCTAGACAGGCCATACACGTTCATCAACTCAGCCATGAGCGCGGACGGCAAGATCTCGACGAAAAAGCGGAAGCAGGTCAAGATCTCCGGCAAGACAGACTTTGACCGGGTCGACGAGCTCCGGGCCGGCAGCGATGCGGTCATGGTCGGCATCGGCACGGTGCTGGCCGACGACCCCAGCCTGACGGTCAAGTCGGAGGAGCGCCGAAAGCGCCGGGTTGCCGAAGGGAAGGACGAGAACCCTGCCCGCGTCGTCGTAGACTCGCAGGCCAGGACGCCGCCGACGGCAGATATCTTTAAAAAAGGCACAGGCAAGAGAATCGTTGTAGTCTCGCAGGCCGCGCCTGCCGACAGGGTTGCGGCGCTGAAGGAGAAGGCGGAGATCATAGTCTGCGGGAAAGACGAAGTAGACCTGGAGCAGATGTCTGTCGAGCTGAAGAAGCGGGGCATCAACAGGCTCATGATCGAGGGCGGAGCCACGCTGAATTATGCAATGGTCAGCCGCAGGCTCGTAGATGAGATTTCGGTGTTCGTGGGCAACCTGATCATCGGCGGCAAGGACGCTCCGACCTTCATGGACGGGCCGGGTATCGCCGAGCGGAGCGAGGCTGTCGAGCTGAGGCTGATGAAATACGAACAGATGGACGAGGGGATCGTTTTAACGTGGAAAGTGTTGTAA
- a CDS encoding DNA polymerase II — MVQATFDVRLLDSTYSVTPKKGVEGSKDREDVNVRLYGKTRENQSITIICPDFKPYFHIFWPTDALRKKLEEHEDVLSIKEVKKEYKGSIEDFLEVRVRAPWLVPKFRTEFELQHKTLVVKNIPEEILEQVRADPEFTVTGDARLARLTPTDRVYSQKLIRTYNLFQYMDKEEIEKFELKSVFFAADIVFTNRFIYDYDLDTCVRVTGELVDDPGEYTTEIVLKAEKFEQCPIFTPKLKIMSFDIESSIKYGNIYCICFTVYNEVDGTKEDRQFVSKFGVRGDNMSPAEEAERNEDERRLLADFVAEVRKLDPDVITGYNINNFDLQMLYDRSNALNPPPEGRKATAGEYMNFGRDSLGMSRRENRTTGFVTWDIKGRLLQDAWLSVKKELRPKREGLGYVSQQLFGDTKDNINSTRIDEEWTNRRDEVVKYCLKDAELALRILMHPRINTLNKLMDVAIPSRLPVKEVSGGQNRMIESLMIRMVDRENVIVPMASGETNDYEGGFVYDTKPGLWEWVIGLDFSSMYPSQIIKHNICFTTLVKNKAEAAHESPIGACFVSKEKRYGITPRMVEGLLNSRKEAKALMKKARQDGDMDAADYYNRLQNAIKILANATYGYFGAKFCRWPYSRYIAPSITSWARDEIRTVVASLESRGFTVIAGDTDSVFFTSKNHRDLDSCKMLGFQVQAEFSAGNMHLELEKVMERFFAHAKKRYFGKIIWPEETLLVRGYEPRRTDSFDLQSETMTQVFQIVLEGRPDEAVRFSKDIIDKTLKGKVDLSKLIISKSVNDFSSYDNPDSLVHVNVAKRLQEMGYEFTPGMKTPFVITNGSAQPIRAEPVIEGLEFTARPDYRYYAERLAMGLARITEAFGCDERTLMQGNSQRTLDLFGEEKPAPVAAPLVQKEVVKKVKTMSTLDMFM; from the coding sequence ATGGTTCAGGCGACTTTTGATGTGCGGCTTCTGGATTCGACGTACTCGGTCACGCCGAAGAAGGGCGTGGAGGGCAGCAAGGATCGGGAAGATGTCAACGTTCGCCTGTACGGAAAGACCAGGGAAAACCAGAGCATTACTATCATCTGCCCGGACTTCAAGCCCTACTTCCACATCTTCTGGCCTACCGATGCGCTGCGGAAAAAGCTGGAAGAGCACGAAGATGTTCTCTCAATAAAGGAGGTCAAGAAAGAGTACAAGGGCTCGATCGAGGATTTCCTTGAGGTAAGAGTCAGGGCGCCGTGGCTGGTCCCTAAATTCAGGACGGAGTTCGAGCTGCAGCACAAGACTCTCGTCGTGAAAAATATTCCCGAAGAGATCCTCGAGCAGGTCCGTGCTGACCCCGAGTTCACTGTCACAGGTGACGCTCGTCTTGCGAGGCTGACCCCTACTGACCGGGTCTATTCCCAGAAGCTCATCCGAACCTACAACCTGTTCCAGTACATGGATAAGGAAGAGATAGAGAAGTTCGAGCTAAAAAGCGTGTTCTTCGCGGCCGACATTGTGTTCACTAACCGCTTCATCTACGACTACGATCTGGATACCTGCGTCCGGGTGACGGGTGAGCTGGTGGATGATCCTGGTGAGTATACCACTGAAATTGTGTTAAAGGCCGAAAAGTTCGAGCAGTGCCCGATCTTTACTCCGAAGCTGAAGATCATGAGCTTCGACATTGAAAGCTCGATCAAGTACGGTAACATCTACTGTATCTGTTTCACCGTCTACAATGAGGTGGACGGCACGAAAGAGGATCGCCAGTTCGTCTCAAAATTCGGGGTACGGGGCGATAACATGTCTCCTGCGGAGGAGGCCGAACGAAATGAGGACGAACGCAGGCTGCTCGCAGACTTCGTGGCTGAGGTGCGCAAGCTCGATCCGGACGTGATCACCGGCTACAACATCAACAATTTCGACCTGCAGATGCTGTACGATCGATCTAATGCCCTGAACCCGCCTCCGGAAGGCAGGAAAGCCACCGCCGGCGAATACATGAACTTCGGCCGGGACTCTTTAGGAATGAGCCGCAGGGAGAATCGGACGACCGGCTTCGTCACATGGGACATCAAAGGCAGGCTGCTACAGGATGCCTGGCTGTCGGTGAAAAAAGAGCTGAGGCCGAAGAGAGAGGGTTTAGGCTACGTGTCCCAGCAGCTGTTCGGGGACACGAAGGATAATATTAATTCGACCCGCATTGACGAGGAATGGACCAACAGACGCGATGAGGTGGTAAAGTATTGTCTCAAGGACGCCGAGCTTGCCCTCCGGATTCTTATGCACCCCCGGATCAATACTCTCAACAAGCTCATGGACGTCGCCATTCCTTCCAGGCTGCCGGTGAAAGAGGTCTCCGGCGGCCAGAACCGGATGATCGAGAGCCTGATGATCCGGATGGTCGACAGGGAAAATGTCATCGTTCCTATGGCCAGCGGCGAGACCAACGACTACGAGGGTGGCTTCGTGTACGATACTAAGCCCGGCCTCTGGGAATGGGTAATCGGCCTGGACTTTTCATCCATGTACCCCTCCCAGATCATCAAGCACAACATCTGCTTCACCACGCTCGTTAAAAACAAGGCGGAAGCCGCCCACGAATCGCCCATAGGGGCGTGCTTTGTCTCGAAGGAAAAGCGGTACGGCATCACCCCCCGGATGGTAGAGGGGCTCCTGAACTCTCGTAAGGAGGCAAAGGCGCTCATGAAGAAGGCCAGACAGGACGGCGACATGGATGCGGCCGACTATTACAACCGACTGCAGAACGCGATCAAGATCCTGGCCAACGCGACCTATGGGTACTTCGGCGCCAAATTCTGCCGGTGGCCGTACAGCAGGTACATCGCACCGAGCATCACTTCCTGGGCCAGAGATGAAATTCGTACCGTTGTAGCATCCCTCGAAAGCAGGGGCTTCACCGTCATCGCCGGAGATACCGATTCGGTCTTCTTTACTTCTAAAAATCACCGGGATCTGGACTCCTGCAAGATGCTGGGCTTCCAGGTGCAGGCCGAATTCTCCGCGGGCAACATGCACCTCGAGCTGGAGAAAGTCATGGAGAGGTTCTTCGCACACGCCAAGAAGAGGTACTTCGGCAAGATCATCTGGCCCGAAGAAACGCTGCTGGTCAGAGGCTATGAGCCGAGAAGAACCGATTCTTTCGACCTGCAGAGCGAGACCATGACCCAGGTCTTCCAGATCGTGCTTGAAGGCAGGCCGGACGAAGCGGTCAGGTTCAGCAAGGACATCATTGATAAAACCCTGAAAGGCAAAGTCGACCTCTCCAAGCTGATCATTTCCAAGAGCGTCAACGACTTCAGCTCTTACGACAACCCCGACTCCCTCGTCCACGTCAACGTGGCCAAACGCCTGCAGGAGATGGGCTACGAATTCACCCCCGGCATGAAAACTCCGTTCGTGATCACCAACGGCTCGGCACAGCCGATCAGGGCAGAGCCCGTCATCGAGGGGCTGGAGTTCACCGCCCGGCCCGACTACCGGTATTACGCCGAGAGGCTGGCGATGGGGCTGGCTCGTATTACAGAAGCGTTCGGGTGCGATGAACGCACTCTGATGCAGGGTAACTCCCAGAGGACGCTGGACCTGTTTGGGGAGGAAAAGCCTGCGCCGGTCGCGGCGCCGCTGGTGCAGAAGGAAGTTGTGAAGAAGGTAAAGACGATGTCGACGCTGGACATGTTCATGTGA
- a CDS encoding PKD domain-containing protein, translating into MILALVASLIPAAVAHPEEATLTASFSSDVTTGAAPLTVHFMDRSTGNPTGWQWDFGDGSSSTRQDPTYTFQAPGTYNVTLTVTDGYVNSTASSEIVVTPAPSATPQPIRVVPVPVHPVKPGDGPDKVKKPDFGKKPDKVKKPDFGKKPDKVKKPDKVKKPDRQKRGGEKGNSDNPVRHF; encoded by the coding sequence ATGATTTTGGCCCTTGTAGCCTCGCTGATCCCCGCCGCAGTAGCCCACCCTGAAGAAGCTACTCTGACGGCAAGCTTCAGCTCCGACGTCACGACTGGCGCTGCCCCGCTCACCGTCCACTTCATGGACCGTAGCACGGGCAACCCCACCGGCTGGCAGTGGGACTTCGGCGACGGCAGCTCCTCGACCCGGCAGGACCCGACCTACACTTTCCAGGCTCCCGGCACTTACAACGTAACGCTGACCGTAACTGACGGCTATGTGAACAGCACGGCCAGCAGCGAGATCGTCGTAACCCCGGCCCCGTCGGCCACGCCCCAGCCTATCCGTGTAGTGCCTGTGCCGGTTCACCCGGTCAAGCCAGGCGACGGCCCGGATAAGGTCAAGAAGCCTGACTTTGGCAAGAAGCCGGATAAGGTGAAGAAGCCTGACTTTGGCAAGAAGCCGGATAAGGTCAAGAAGCCGGATAAGGTGAAGAAGCCCGACAGGCAGAAGCGCGGTGGCGAAAAGGGTAATTCTGACAACCCCGTCCGTCACTTTTAG
- a CDS encoding DUF2795 domain-containing protein translates to MVSTAKVSKYLKGIHFPANKRECVNYARQHDAPEDVMGALSGMPDEDYDSMAGVWHAVGKKR, encoded by the coding sequence ATGGTTTCTACCGCTAAAGTTTCCAAGTACCTGAAGGGCATTCACTTTCCCGCAAACAAGCGGGAGTGCGTGAATTATGCCCGGCAGCACGATGCCCCGGAGGATGTGATGGGCGCTCTGTCAGGCATGCCCGACGAGGACTACGACAGCATGGCCGGAGTCTGGCACGCTGTCGGAAAAAAGAGATGA
- the rpl7ae gene encoding 50S ribosomal protein L7Ae, whose amino-acid sequence MAKPTYVKMDFPQELQDKALEALELARDTGKIRKGTNEVTKAIERGVAQLVIVGEDVTPEEIVAHIPALSDEKKIPYVFVKKQQELGAASGLEVGCATSAIVDAGKAKALVDEITQKFSALKA is encoded by the coding sequence ATGGCAAAACCAACTTACGTTAAGATGGACTTCCCGCAGGAATTACAGGACAAGGCTCTCGAGGCACTCGAGCTCGCCAGGGACACCGGCAAGATCAGGAAAGGCACCAACGAGGTCACCAAGGCCATCGAGAGGGGCGTTGCTCAGCTCGTCATCGTCGGCGAAGATGTCACCCCCGAGGAGATCGTCGCTCACATCCCGGCACTGTCCGACGAGAAGAAGATCCCGTACGTCTTTGTAAAGAAGCAGCAGGAACTCGGCGCCGCATCCGGCCTCGAAGTAGGCTGTGCGACCTCCGCCATCGTGGACGCAGGCAAGGCTAAGGCCCTGGTCGACGAGATCACACAGAAGTTCAGCGCTCTGAAGGCATAA
- a CDS encoding 30S ribosomal protein S28e has translation MAEETGVPAEVIEIIGVTGMHGEAVQVKCKILEGSNKGRIITRNTVGPIRLGDIVILMETAREAKKMSSR, from the coding sequence ATGGCTGAAGAGACAGGCGTTCCGGCTGAAGTCATCGAGATCATTGGCGTCACCGGCATGCACGGAGAAGCAGTCCAGGTCAAGTGCAAGATCCTGGAAGGCAGCAACAAGGGCAGAATTATCACCCGCAACACCGTGGGCCCGATCAGGCTTGGCGACATCGTCATCCTCATGGAGACCGCGAGAGAAGCCAAGAAGATGTCCTCGAGGTAA
- a CDS encoding 50S ribosomal protein L24e yields MVDNKKCTFCGTQIEPGTGKMLVKKDGSIHYYCSSKCENNAKLGRIPRLTEWVKGPAKAPSKKAEQKTAKKE; encoded by the coding sequence ATGGTAGACAACAAGAAGTGCACGTTCTGTGGAACTCAGATAGAGCCGGGCACCGGCAAGATGCTCGTCAAGAAGGACGGCTCGATCCACTACTACTGTTCCTCGAAGTGCGAGAACAACGCGAAACTGGGCCGCATCCCCAGGCTCACCGAGTGGGTCAAGGGTCCGGCCAAGGCGCCTTCGAAGAAGGCGGAACAGAAAACCGCAAAGAAAGAGTGA
- the ndk gene encoding nucleoside-diphosphate kinase — MVERERTFVMVKPDGVQRGLVGEIISRFERRGLKIVGMKMLEVSEELAKQHYAEHAAKPFFPGLVSFIRSGPTVAMVIEGKDAVSMVRSMLGKTKPIESAPGTIRGDFALDMGRNVIHASDSPESAKREISLYFKTSEIATYARIDEQWLYE, encoded by the coding sequence ATGGTTGAGCGTGAGCGGACATTCGTCATGGTCAAGCCCGACGGCGTCCAGCGTGGGCTCGTGGGAGAGATCATCTCCCGGTTCGAGCGCCGCGGCCTGAAGATCGTCGGCATGAAAATGCTCGAAGTCAGCGAAGAGCTGGCTAAGCAGCATTACGCTGAGCACGCAGCCAAGCCGTTCTTCCCCGGCCTGGTCAGCTTCATCAGGTCCGGCCCGACGGTGGCCATGGTCATCGAAGGCAAGGACGCTGTGAGCATGGTTCGCTCCATGCTCGGCAAGACCAAGCCTATCGAGTCTGCGCCCGGCACCATCAGGGGCGACTTCGCGCTGGACATGGGGAGAAACGTGATACACGCTTCCGATTCGCCGGAATCGGCAAAAAGGGAAATATCCCTGTACTTCAAAACATCGGAAATAGCCACTTACGCCCGCATCGACGAGCAGTGGCTGTACGAATAA